A region of the Apium graveolens cultivar Ventura chromosome 6, ASM990537v1, whole genome shotgun sequence genome:
AATTGCgaaaatttaacaaaaaaaataccGCTATTTTCTGTATTAGGCTACTATCACTTTTATGCCAACAAAGATCTAAGCTTAGTTACCCAGACTCTTCATTTTGCTTCGAATACCCGTGTCGGACACTCGACACTCGGACATGGGTATAGACACTTGGACACTTATTTTAGGCCAAAAACatgaaaaattttcaaaatattgacGAGTCCGACACTTGGATACGAACCCGTGTCCGACACCTATACCCGAGTCCGGGTAACATAGGATCTAAGTACTATAAAAACCTACAACTTGGCGTAAAAATAAAAGGAGAATTTCAACCTTCAGTTGAAAGGTGAAAAATATTGATCTTACATATTCCTATACCTGAAAACCATTGTACTTGATTATCTCTTTCACACGATCAATTAGGTACAAGTATCCATTCTGGTCAAAATAGCAAATGTCTCCTGTATGTAACCATCCTTCTTTATCAACAGTGGACATAGTTTCCTCCACATTGTTCAAATATCCTACCAAGTTAAACAGAAACTAATAAGTCTCCTCATAATAAAGGGAAGTATAAAATTCCAAGGTAAGAGTGTGACAGCTTTTTTATTTGATGTTGGACATGTAAAAGTGCTAcagctttaatattattttctgATTTTCCTACGAAAAATTGAAACCTGGTTAGATGATTGAGACGGATGATGGAAAGAATTACAGTTCGTAAACAGATAAAGAGGAATGCCAATAAAATTATACAGTACTTTCACAAGGAGATTTGTTGTTTTGGTCGAAATGCCTTTCTTTACGCTAAAAAGGGGTTCTTATGCGTAGTATATAAATTAATGAACAAATAACTAAAACTAATACTTTTGTCAAAATGCAATATGAGGCCAATGAAGAAAGCAAAAGGCTTTTTCCCCACCTGTTCTTTGGGAATTGTGATATGATAGGTGCAGAGTGTATCATAGAACAAATTTAATCCATAATCTTAGAAAGTTCGTATCGTAAGTGTTAAACAAGGTCTTTGCCCATCACTGGAAGTATCGAAGAAAACTCGTAACTTTACCTTTCATGATAGAAGGTCCACGCAACCAAAGCTCACCCACACTGCCTGGGCCCTTAAAGACACCAGTTAAAGTATCTACAACTTTGGCTTCCATGTTTGGAGATAGAAGCCCCAGTGAAGAATAATTATGAAAGCTTGTAGTATTGAAGCCGCGAGTTGCTACAGCAGTTGACTCAGTCATGCCATAACCCTGAAAAAGAACATGATACACATCAATCCTGTAAACACATGTTTTTATCAAAGGAGTGAGAAAAACACAGCACAGTTTAAATATAAAAACCATTTGTTCCATCTTAGTGTCTCGGTGTTTTTTTGAAGGGTCTTAGTGTCTCAGTTGATTCCTAGGAAAGAGACGCTTTCTTTTCCTGAACTAATGAGAGAAGATCATATTCAATCATGGTGTAACTCCTAATATAAAAATGTTTGAGAAGCctaaaatcaagctagtgtcaTAAGATTGTAAATAAACGCCCAATTATGAGGAAAAAATGCAGTAAATATCGGTTCTCTGTTCTCTATTGCTTCATTATGTCTCATCTTTACCATATTAGCATTCATGCAAATGCTACAAAAAATGTCAAATTATGTCATGGACAAACTTTTTTCAGCAAAAATTTGAAAAAAGGTTATTCTTACAAATACAATTTAGATACACGAACTATTGTTACTGATATTTCAAGCTTTAAAGCAACAAGAAATGGGACGATAGATTAGTAACAAATACAAAAAAAAGGTAAAAGGAATTATCTTAAAATCCCAAGGGCATAATCAATATTGACTGTAGTACCTGAATGAAGTCAACATGAGGAAGAGCACGTACAAAATCCTCGATGCTTTTCGTGTTTAAAGTGGCAGCACCACATGAAACCTGCTTCAAACTCTTGAATTTACTTTTATCATCAGCTTGTGCTGCTCTTGTCAATGCAGCCAATAGTGGTGGTACAACCGGGAAGTGAGTAACTCCATATCTATGTATAACTACTTGCATCTCATCGACATTATATTTTCTCATCACAATAATCCTTGAACCCAATGACAACAATCCCAAAACAAAAAGGGAAAGTCCATAAATGTGAAACATAGGTAAAACAGCCAAATAAACATTCTCCCAACTCAGTAACTCATACTGTGAAGCTTCGAATCGAACAAATAATTCAACCATAGCTATAAAATTCTTATGTGTCAACAACACTCCTTTACTAGTACCAGTAGTCCCTGACGAATGCATTATCGCAGCAGTATCATCCTGCCTAATAACCGGTCTCGACAACAAACAAGCATCACGACAAATAAGCTCATAAAAACATGAAAATTCACTAGGAACTGAATCAAAATCAAATCTCTCAGGCACAGCAACAGCAGAAACTCCGAATGCACTTAACTTATCAACATTACCAACAAGCGTGAACGCGATTTTCACATGACACTCAAGTGTTTGTTTTTTCAACTCAGAGAAACTAGACAAAGGATTCAAAGTACTAACAATTGCACCAATGTACATAGCACCCAACAAAATAACAGGAAAATAAACAGAGTTTGGTAAGATAATCATAACAACATCACCTTGTTTAACACCCATTGTTTGCAAACCACTAGCCATTGATTTCACCAAAGAGTAAAGATCTTGATAAGATATCGAAAACCCAGATGAAGAATCGACAAGTGCAGACACCCCTTTATGTTTTCTTGAAAAAATGTAAGATACAACATCAAGACAAGACTCAGATGGTAGATTAACAGGTGAATATAAAGATTTATAAATCCCTGTTTGTGGAGAAAACCAAGGAGGATGAGCATTTGGGTTTTGAATGTTTGAAGTGTTGTTGTCATCATGACAAGCGTTTTTGTTTTGGGTACTTGTGTATGTTGCCATAGAAACAAGTTTTGTGTTGGTACCTCGAATGAGCACGAAAATAAAGTTATAGTACTACAAACAAGTCTAAAACTACAACATGCATATAAAGAGACATATTCATACACCAGTACAGAAATTGACAGGATGTGGACTGTCGGTTTTCAAAGAATCTATTTGTTACACTGAATAAGGTTCAAGTCTTTAAGACTTTGTCATAAATGGTAAACGAGGAATTTATGTTTGTTCATGAATGGGCCTAATTTTCTGTAATTAGCTAGAAAAGAATTATAGTATTAGCCAATTTTATTCAGTTATAATACTTTTACGGATGTGATCTAATTAATACCGAAATCTGTATCTATAAAGATTTTGGATTTATTTTAGGCTAAAAATTCATGCCTACTTGACAATTAGACAAATAATTTCTACCCACTTTTATTGAACAAAACAAAAGGCTTCTAATTCATTAATTTCTCAGCTAATTCCATATACAATAACGATATTTACTGGAATATGTGTAATTGAACCAGGATAACGATAGcaaatgatttttttttctttgatAAATGACCAGTAACAAATATTAGGagtaaataattttttgaattattaGTCATTAAATGCATAAATCATTATACACTTATCTTTTGAGATACTATTTAATTTTCTTTCTCATTAACTCTCGTTGTCTTACCTTTATTTCGCCTTTCCGTATCCGATTTCAATTAACAATCCAAACGCCCCTTAGTTATACATTTTTACAGATACGATCTAATTCATAGACTTAATTTTCATTTGacaattaaaataataatatctaTCCACTTTCattgaataaataaaaaaatttaatccATTAATTTTCAACTATTTTCGAATACAATGGCAATATTTACTCGAGTATGTGTAATTGATCGAGGATGATCGGTAgcaaatgattttttttataaatgaCCGGTAACAAATATTATAAGTAAAAGAACCGAGACTTTACATGTAATTTTTGAATTATTGGTAAATTTATTTAATCACGTATATTTGTCAAAAGGATATCTGAAACGAGACGACATTTCTCATCTTCAAATATTAGATATTTTAAATAAGAATAAAGATTTAAAATCTCATATCACATAAATATCACATAAatgaaaatataaaatttaaGCAAAGAAACGATACCAAAAAAATGAATATAGAGAAATAAGGTAATATTAAACAAACTAAAATGAGAGTGGAGTTCACGGTATTTTGTActacatatttatatattatattttctgCACCTAACATATATTTTGTGCTTGATGAAGATTTAAATGTAGAGGTCCTGCAAATAACGTTGgaaatcaatttaattcaatgCACAATAAGAACATGGGTCCCTTTTGTCTTTAAAATTTCGGTAGgataattttctaaaaaataaatattaagtaATCTCTTTAAGTGATAGTAACTTATTAACCACGGAATGCAAATAACCATCACGTTTTATATTCTTAAATTTTATAAGTTCAAAGAGTGCATAAAAGATAACACTGACAAAATGACTGAAATCAGAGGGAAACTGAAATCTCAGGAGTCATGATCATTTCTTAAATACTAACTGGAGCTAGTGACGGATGAGGTAAAAAATATACAATAAGACACCGCTTCCACCAAGCTCCTCGACACAAAACCTATAACATTTTTGCCAGCAACAAAAAACTATCAGCAAGAGAACCTAAGATTTTCATAGCTATCAAGCAAGCTAAGATTACACATCAGGTTCCTTTTTTACAGGTATTCCTGATAAGGATGCACTACTCCCGTTCTGTTGGTGAAAACTTTGGGACACCAGAGAGTCGCTAACAATTCCAACATCGTCAAACTTGAGCATGCCTCTCAACTTCTTGGGACTGAAATCCAATGAAATGAAGCTATTCAGTTATTTAAATTTGACTTAATTATAACTTAGTCCTTAAAGTATTAGACAATGTACACATAAACCCCTGAACAAAAAAAATGTATATTTTAACCCTTCAACTATGAGACTTGTACACTTTAAcctttttcttaaatttttacCGGAATCACTCTCGAGAGTTATAATGTTCGCAATTGTATACTTCAAGGGCAACATAGTCCGCAGATCATTTTCTTGTCCCTTTTTATTTatcaaaaaattatattatttaaaaaaatgaattgtGTATTAAAAAGTGACAAATGTCCACATATTAATTGTTATTTTAAAGATTTATTAAGTAATGAATTTTTATTTGATATACTACCTTCATCAACTTTATTTACAATTTTTCGATACTTTGAACAAATTTCAATCTACACAATTTTTACTTAAATTATATATTACATactattatatattatttaaatatttatatttttgattgttaagatataaataatttatatatatatatattactttttATGAATCCTAATAGAAATTTAAATTACTacttataataaaaaaattaaatattagaatatgattaattatttaaattagtttattgtatgaattaattaatatGATAAACAATTTTATGATATTATGATAAAATTATTAAAGGGTTAAAGTGTACAAAATTAATAGTTAAGGGGCAAAAATATACAAAACTCGTAGTTAAGGGGCGGAAATATACAACTGTGAGGGTAATATTGGAAAATATTTTAACAAAAGGGTTGAAGTGTACAAAACTTATAGTTAAGGGGTTAAAATGTACAATTTTTTTGTTTAAGGGTTTATGTGTACAATATGTTATACTTTAAGGGCGAGATTATAATTAAGCCTTTAAATTTTCTACTAAATAATGTGATAGCTCTTTTTACTATCCCTAGTATTTGAGGCTAAGTGGAGATATGATAATGTCATATTCATATATTTTGTGATTTGAAACCAAAAAATTGAAGAGAAAAAACATACCCGTTCAAATGGCTATTAATGGCTGTAAGATCCTTCGAAGGACTTTGGTAAGCGCGAGTGCTCTCTCCAACACAGGCATAGTAACTTTTAGAGCTATGAGAATTCAAAGCATCCATCTGTAGAGACATGTAACTCATGTTCTGTTATCTGTACAAGTATACACCTACTTTACATCGTACATTGACACCTTGTTGAACCTTTGTTAAAATGTCAGTATATTATCGATCAAAAATTACCCCCCCACCCCCGGCCTAACCGAAAAAAATGGTCAAAGTGAATGAGCGTCTAAAAAATAATGAGTGtctaaaaaataaatata
Encoded here:
- the LOC141664007 gene encoding 4-coumarate--CoA ligase-like 6, whose product is MATYTSTQNKNACHDDNNTSNIQNPNAHPPWFSPQTGIYKSLYSPVNLPSESCLDVVSYIFSRKHKGVSALVDSSSGFSISYQDLYSLVKSMASGLQTMGVKQGDVVMIILPNSVYFPVILLGAMYIGAIVSTLNPLSSFSELKKQTLECHVKIAFTLVGNVDKLSAFGVSAVAVPERFDFDSVPSEFSCFYELICRDACLLSRPVIRQDDTAAIMHSSGTTGTSKGVLLTHKNFIAMVELFVRFEASQYELLSWENVYLAVLPMFHIYGLSLFVLGLLSLGSRIIVMRKYNVDEMQVVIHRYGVTHFPVVPPLLAALTRAAQADDKSKFKSLKQVSCGAATLNTKSIEDFVRALPHVDFIQGYGMTESTAVATRGFNTTSFHNYSSLGLLSPNMEAKVVDTLTGVFKGPGSVGELWLRGPSIMKGYLNNVEETMSTVDKEGWLHTGDICYFDQNGYLYLIDRVKEIIKYNGFQIAPAELEAILVTHPKIADVAVTAARDEKTGEVPVAFVVMRHGNRVSEAELIDYTAKQVAPYKKVRKVVFTNSIPRSAAGKILRRELRSHLSSKI